In Meiothermus sp. Pnk-1, one DNA window encodes the following:
- a CDS encoding enolase C-terminal domain-like protein: MARITRITLRPFRLPLKGALRWGKSSELTDLEHLLVEVELSDGAIGRAEIPPRPTIYGETVGSVRAALEYLTPRLLGLEAEDTLRIRAVLEGFPGNHTAKGGLDTAIWEAWARSQGQELWGVLEPHHRRVRVSYILGIADPEEMLADAKAVYEAGVRVLKVKVGRDLVGDLERLALLRQRFPDIALYADANETLGLEEAEAYLREWAKAGLLYVEEPLPAEEVLARKRLRAAEILPIIADDSCFTLRDLRRELLLDTFDVLNLKPARSGVTWTLEMLTLARQAGKRAMVGSQAQSSFGAWQTALLAFQEGVDEPSELSFHLKAEGGFLEFPPLREGWLYWEDLVRCRFDEAAFAQYAL, encoded by the coding sequence ATGGCCCGCATCACCCGCATCACCCTCCGGCCCTTCCGGCTTCCCCTCAAAGGGGCTTTGCGCTGGGGCAAATCGAGCGAGCTGACCGACCTCGAGCACCTCCTGGTCGAGGTCGAGCTCTCCGACGGCGCCATTGGGCGGGCCGAGATCCCCCCCCGCCCAACCATCTACGGCGAGACGGTGGGGAGCGTACGGGCGGCGCTCGAGTACCTCACGCCCCGGCTTCTGGGGCTCGAGGCCGAGGACACCTTGCGAATCCGGGCGGTGCTGGAGGGCTTCCCCGGCAACCATACCGCCAAAGGTGGCCTTGACACCGCGATCTGGGAAGCCTGGGCGAGGAGCCAGGGACAGGAGTTATGGGGGGTGCTGGAGCCCCACCACCGGCGGGTCCGGGTGAGCTATATCCTGGGGATCGCCGACCCCGAGGAGATGCTAGCAGACGCAAAAGCGGTCTACGAGGCGGGGGTGCGGGTGCTCAAGGTGAAGGTGGGCCGCGACCTGGTAGGCGACCTCGAGCGCCTTGCCCTGCTCCGCCAACGCTTTCCCGACATCGCCCTTTATGCCGATGCCAACGAGACCCTGGGCCTCGAGGAGGCCGAGGCCTATCTACGGGAGTGGGCCAAGGCCGGGCTTTTGTACGTCGAAGAACCCCTGCCCGCGGAGGAGGTCTTGGCCCGGAAAAGGCTCAGGGCGGCGGAGATTTTGCCGATCATCGCCGATGATTCGTGCTTCACCCTGCGCGACCTGCGCCGCGAACTGCTGCTCGACACCTTCGACGTCTTGAACCTCAAACCCGCGCGCAGCGGGGTCACCTGGACGCTGGAGATGCTGACCCTGGCGCGACAAGCGGGCAAGCGGGCAATGGTCGGTTCCCAGGCCCAGTCGAGCTTCGGGGCCTGGCAGACGGCCCTGCTGGCTTTTCAGGAAGGGGTGGATGAACCCAGTGAACTCTCCTTCCATCTCAAGGCGGAGGGGGGTTTTTTGGAGTTCCCTCCGCTTCGGGAGGGCTGGCTGTACTGGGAAGACCTGGTGCGGTGCCGCTTTGACGAAGCGGCGTTCGCGCAATATGCCCTCT
- a CDS encoding bioflim formation protein translates to MKRMLATLTVLAGLAAAQAPAYPENTVGVGYGFNRGLTLQGSLGLPFSPLGIDTGLDVEAILPNAPSVWVLAKANLLPALTVGDLPMSVGLGLDLRYINSGFGIHLEPLATLEVPGGAISASLGLGYQDGFHLAYGLGARFYLDPVALEAATSDRYPLKISLLYLW, encoded by the coding sequence ATGAAGAGAATGCTCGCCACCCTTACCGTGCTCGCCGGTCTGGCCGCCGCCCAGGCCCCCGCCTACCCCGAGAACACCGTCGGGGTGGGGTATGGCTTCAACCGGGGCCTCACCCTCCAGGGCAGCCTGGGCCTGCCCTTCAGCCCCTTGGGCATCGACACCGGGCTGGACGTGGAAGCCATCCTGCCCAATGCCCCCTCAGTATGGGTGCTGGCCAAGGCTAATTTGCTGCCCGCGCTGACCGTAGGCGATCTTCCCATGTCGGTGGGGCTGGGGCTCGATCTGCGCTATATCAATAGCGGATTCGGTATTCACCTGGAGCCGCTGGCTACCCTCGAGGTCCCCGGTGGAGCCATCTCCGCGTCCCTGGGGCTGGGCTACCAGGATGGTTTCCACCTGGCCTACGGGCTAGGGGCGCGATTTTACTTAGATCCAGTAGCCCTGGAAGCGGCCACCTCCGATCGCTACCCGCTGAAGATCTCGCTGCTGTACCTGTGGTAA
- a CDS encoding carbohydrate ABC transporter permease, which produces MTSRPTAFPARPKRAWRFNPAHLFALPAIGLLALFILYPFLDVLRFSTWDWSGLSEPKEVGLENYRRILTDAAFWASLRTTLYFMAMALPAFVLLAVLLALALDGQRYERPVKALLFLPGLVTLGGATLSWYTLFAPEYGALAALVPIPRWDQEAFWALVLVVLFTLWRHVGYGVLVVSARLKAIPRTLLEAAAVDGASAAQAFRYITLPLLRPAVTFLLVIGTVLALQSYSAVFLLTRGGPFGGTRVLGYYLYESGFENFRLGYAAAVTVIVLVLTLSFAYAQARLLREGE; this is translated from the coding sequence ATGACCTCGAGACCCACAGCTTTTCCCGCCCGACCCAAGAGGGCCTGGCGCTTTAACCCGGCCCACCTTTTCGCCCTGCCCGCCATCGGGCTGCTGGCGCTGTTCATCCTCTATCCCTTTCTCGACGTGCTGCGGTTTTCCACCTGGGATTGGTCAGGCCTGAGCGAACCCAAGGAGGTGGGGCTGGAAAACTACCGCCGGATCCTCACCGACGCGGCCTTCTGGGCTAGCCTGCGCACCACCTTGTACTTCATGGCCATGGCCCTGCCGGCTTTCGTGCTGCTGGCCGTGCTGCTGGCCTTGGCCCTGGACGGCCAGCGCTACGAGCGCCCGGTCAAGGCGCTGTTGTTCCTGCCGGGGCTGGTCACGCTGGGGGGGGCTACCCTCTCCTGGTACACCCTCTTCGCCCCCGAGTACGGGGCTCTAGCCGCCCTTGTCCCCATCCCCCGCTGGGACCAGGAGGCGTTCTGGGCCTTGGTGTTGGTGGTGCTCTTCACCCTGTGGCGGCACGTGGGGTACGGGGTGCTGGTGGTCTCGGCGCGGCTCAAAGCGATCCCCAGGACGCTTCTGGAGGCCGCAGCGGTGGACGGCGCTAGCGCCGCCCAGGCCTTCCGCTACATCACCCTGCCCCTGCTCCGCCCCGCCGTTACCTTCTTGCTGGTCATCGGCACGGTGCTGGCCTTGCAGTCGTATAGCGCGGTGTTTTTGCTCACCCGTGGAGGCCCCTTCGGGGGTACCCGGGTGCTCGGCTACTACCTTTACGAGAGTGGCTTCGAGAACTTCCGGCTAGGCTACGCCGCCGCCGTCACGGTGATCGTGCTGGTCCTGACCCTCAGCTTCGCCTACGCCCAGGCCCGGTTGCTGCGGGAGGGCGAATGA
- a CDS encoding carbohydrate ABC transporter permease → MIRHLFVSITALLVALPFLWMAFAAFIPQEIVYSGELFRRFGFTLANFQVLAKEGFWGRMGFSLVVSSLVTFLQLFTAFLAAYAIKEGLRVLPFFLLLLAVPAELLLVPLYGLLKGLHLLDTVWALILPFAASPFTVFLLYGAMRSIPEELLEAARLDGAGHRVLLSRILFPLMRPTLVAAGVLAFAAHWNLVLYPRVVAGEEWKTVQTWLTDLQRKYPADWGILSAAALAATLPLVLVYLAYERRVVESVEEGLKG, encoded by the coding sequence ATGATCCGCCACCTCTTCGTCTCGATCACCGCCCTTTTGGTCGCCCTGCCCTTTTTGTGGATGGCCTTCGCCGCCTTTATCCCGCAGGAGATCGTGTATTCGGGAGAACTGTTCCGCCGCTTCGGCTTTACCCTGGCGAACTTCCAGGTGCTGGCCAAGGAGGGGTTTTGGGGGCGGATGGGATTTTCGCTGGTGGTCTCGAGCCTGGTCACTTTTTTGCAGCTCTTCACGGCTTTTCTGGCCGCCTACGCGATCAAGGAAGGGCTCCGGGTGCTCCCCTTCTTCCTGCTCTTGCTGGCCGTACCCGCCGAGCTATTGCTGGTTCCCCTGTACGGCCTGCTCAAGGGCCTGCACCTGCTCGATACGGTCTGGGCCCTGATCCTGCCCTTCGCAGCCAGCCCTTTCACGGTATTTTTGCTCTATGGGGCGATGCGCTCGATCCCCGAGGAGCTGCTCGAGGCCGCCCGGCTAGACGGGGCGGGGCACCGCGTTTTGCTCAGCCGCATCCTCTTCCCCCTTATGCGCCCTACGCTGGTGGCCGCCGGGGTGCTGGCCTTCGCCGCGCACTGGAACCTGGTGCTCTATCCGCGCGTCGTGGCCGGGGAGGAATGGAAAACCGTGCAGACTTGGCTCACCGACCTCCAACGTAAATACCCCGCCGACTGGGGGATCCTCTCGGCGGCGGCTTTGGCGGCTACGCTCCCGCTGGTGCTCGTCTATCTGGCCTACGAACGGCGGGTGGTGGAGAGCGTGGAGGAAGGCTTGAAGGGGTAG
- a CDS encoding ABC transporter substrate-binding protein: MLHRLGIVIFVVLGLGLAQKPLEITLWHTAGPPGQEPFEAMVAEFNAAQSQYKITPRYQGDYREAGLKLLSALRAGSAPTLFHAEISFLGQMVKEGIALPLDEHLGNLPNDFYPGFLETGRFQGKTYGLPIGLSVPIFFYNADQFRARNISVPTDWSQVAEAAAKLSGRAAKGLIVSSDIWSFNVLVMSRGGSLTNAQGRADFTHPKVVESLEFLQKIVRAGHAQSRNIAEAQFSVADFLRTKAFMGLAPITIWPLIEDRAPIPFRLGVAAVPLEQGGRVPLAGGALVVLKGASPEQVRGAVAFWRFLMEPRNIARWVKATYYLPMRRSAQPLLEDFYKEDPRRRVAFSQVEGAGPWIQDPEMTVWYAYLEEALEKALKGNVPARQALEEAQRKAAAVERK; encoded by the coding sequence ATGCTGCACCGTCTGGGAATCGTCATCTTCGTTGTGCTCGGCTTGGGGCTGGCCCAAAAGCCGCTCGAGATCACCCTCTGGCATACCGCCGGGCCGCCTGGCCAGGAACCCTTCGAGGCCATGGTGGCGGAGTTCAACGCCGCCCAGAGCCAGTACAAGATCACCCCGCGCTACCAGGGCGATTACCGCGAGGCCGGGCTCAAGCTGCTCTCCGCGCTGCGGGCGGGGAGTGCTCCTACCTTGTTCCACGCCGAGATCTCTTTCCTGGGGCAGATGGTCAAGGAGGGGATCGCGCTGCCGCTGGACGAGCACCTGGGCAACCTGCCCAACGACTTCTACCCGGGCTTCCTCGAGACCGGCCGATTTCAGGGCAAGACATATGGGCTACCCATCGGGCTTTCGGTGCCGATCTTCTTCTATAACGCCGACCAGTTCCGCGCCCGCAATATCTCGGTCCCCACCGACTGGAGCCAAGTGGCCGAAGCGGCAGCCAAACTCTCCGGCCGCGCCGCCAAGGGGCTCATCGTCTCCAGCGATATCTGGAGCTTCAACGTCCTGGTGATGAGCCGTGGAGGCAGCCTGACCAACGCCCAGGGCCGAGCGGACTTCACCCACCCCAAGGTGGTGGAATCGCTCGAGTTTTTGCAGAAGATCGTACGCGCAGGCCACGCCCAAAGCCGCAACATCGCCGAGGCCCAGTTTTCGGTGGCCGACTTCCTACGCACCAAGGCCTTTATGGGCCTGGCCCCCATCACCATCTGGCCGCTGATCGAAGACCGCGCCCCCATTCCCTTCCGCCTGGGGGTGGCCGCCGTGCCGCTGGAGCAGGGCGGGAGGGTTCCGCTGGCGGGCGGGGCGCTGGTGGTGCTCAAGGGGGCCAGCCCGGAGCAGGTCAGGGGCGCGGTGGCCTTCTGGCGCTTTCTGATGGAGCCCAGGAACATCGCCCGCTGGGTCAAGGCTACCTACTACTTGCCCATGCGCCGCAGCGCTCAGCCCCTGCTCGAGGACTTCTATAAAGAAGACCCCCGCCGCCGGGTGGCCTTCAGCCAGGTGGAAGGAGCGGGACCCTGGATCCAAGACCCTGAGATGACGGTGTGGTACGCCTATTTGGAAGAGGCGCTGGAAAAAGCCCTCAAGGGCAATGTCCCCGCCCGCCAAGCGCTCGAGGAGGCCCAGCGCAAGGCCGCTGCCGTCGAACGCAAATAA
- a CDS encoding ABC transporter substrate-binding protein has product MKRVLAWLFLAFSLAFAQVEIPFWHAMDGPAGRAIDQFAKEFNAKQRSFRVVPVYKGDYRDEENSLVSALRAGGAPVLYQAEVVFFPRLVAEGSAVALDDLVRGLPFEGDLFEAAWDYGIIGGKRYGLPFNTSTPVLFFNENQLRARGLKVPTNWKEFEEVARALSSRQSRGFIALTESWTFEAMVTSRGGNLVTPDGKPNFTSPQVVEALEFLQNLNRSGVISVRNLAEATFAQLDFVRTKGMMVFASIANWPAAENFSFAFKLGVAPVPREPGGKVPLGGAQLVVLRGASPEQQRGAVEFWKYLMEPEVVARWVQASYYVPIRKSAEPLLEGFYKENPYRRVAFQQVGYAQPRPRVPQFAVWRNFLEEALEKALKGNVPARQALEEAQRKAEAAR; this is encoded by the coding sequence GTGAAGCGAGTTCTAGCGTGGCTTTTTCTGGCCTTTAGCCTGGCCTTTGCGCAGGTAGAGATCCCTTTCTGGCACGCCATGGACGGGCCAGCGGGCCGGGCCATCGACCAGTTCGCCAAGGAGTTCAACGCCAAGCAGCGCAGCTTCCGGGTAGTTCCGGTGTACAAGGGCGACTACCGCGACGAGGAAAATAGTTTGGTCTCCGCGCTGCGGGCAGGGGGCGCGCCGGTGCTGTACCAGGCCGAGGTGGTGTTCTTCCCTCGCCTGGTGGCCGAGGGCAGCGCGGTAGCCCTGGACGATCTGGTGCGCGGTTTGCCTTTTGAGGGGGATTTGTTCGAGGCGGCCTGGGATTATGGAATCATCGGCGGCAAGCGCTATGGGCTCCCCTTCAATACTTCCACCCCGGTGCTTTTCTTCAACGAGAACCAGCTGCGGGCCAGGGGCTTGAAGGTCCCGACCAACTGGAAGGAGTTCGAGGAGGTCGCTCGAGCGCTGAGCAGCCGCCAGAGCCGGGGCTTCATCGCACTCACCGAGTCCTGGACCTTCGAGGCAATGGTCACCAGCCGTGGGGGCAACCTCGTGACCCCCGACGGGAAACCCAACTTTACTTCCCCCCAGGTGGTGGAGGCCCTCGAGTTCCTGCAAAACCTGAACCGCAGCGGGGTCATCTCGGTGCGCAACCTGGCCGAGGCCACCTTCGCCCAGCTCGACTTCGTGCGCACCAAGGGCATGATGGTCTTCGCCTCTATTGCCAACTGGCCTGCGGCGGAGAACTTCTCGTTTGCCTTCAAGCTGGGGGTAGCTCCGGTGCCGCGCGAGCCAGGGGGCAAGGTACCTTTGGGCGGGGCGCAGCTGGTGGTGTTGCGGGGGGCCAGCCCCGAGCAGCAGCGCGGGGCGGTGGAGTTTTGGAAGTACCTGATGGAACCCGAGGTCGTCGCGAGGTGGGTGCAAGCTTCATATTACGTGCCGATACGAAAATCGGCAGAACCCTTGCTCGAGGGCTTCTATAAGGAAAACCCCTACCGCCGGGTGGCCTTCCAGCAGGTAGGATACGCCCAGCCCCGCCCACGGGTGCCGCAGTTCGCGGTGTGGCGGAACTTTTTGGAGGAGGCCTTGGAAAAAGCCCTCAAGGGCAACGTCCCCGCCCGCCAAGCCCTCGAGGAGGCCCAGCGCAAGGCAGAAGCGGCCAGATAG
- a CDS encoding sugar phosphate isomerase/epimerase, whose translation MRLGFSPLTAGLEYPAAFDLAAELGLLLEIAYDQHEMDPRLPSARELAEMGRAAGVGFTLHLPFVDLNLASLVPLAWKSSLERTRAALEFAHTIGAACAVMHTGQVPLRSDVALKYARARLAEALAALQPSPTPIALENTHLSQEDLVEGVDELKHLLADHPAYGFCLDVGHGQIELGPGGYKRYYQALSDRLIHWHLHDNQGQQDEHLVVGEGTVDWAWVRRKLQGFSGTAALEVQGGAEGVRRSVAILRGEALG comes from the coding sequence ATGCGCTTGGGTTTCAGCCCCCTCACCGCTGGCCTCGAGTATCCTGCCGCTTTTGACTTGGCGGCCGAGCTAGGGCTGCTATTGGAAATCGCTTACGACCAACACGAAATGGACCCCCGGCTGCCTTCGGCTCGAGAACTCGCCGAGATGGGCCGTGCGGCCGGGGTGGGCTTTACCCTGCACCTGCCCTTCGTGGATCTCAACCTGGCCAGCCTGGTACCGCTGGCTTGGAAAAGCTCCCTCGAGCGCACCCGGGCCGCCCTCGAGTTCGCTCACACCATCGGGGCCGCCTGTGCGGTGATGCACACCGGGCAGGTTCCCCTCAGGAGCGACGTCGCCCTCAAATATGCCCGGGCCAGACTGGCCGAGGCCCTGGCCGCGCTCCAGCCCTCCCCCACCCCCATCGCGCTCGAGAACACCCACCTCTCCCAGGAGGATCTTGTGGAGGGGGTGGATGAGCTCAAGCACCTGCTCGCCGATCACCCCGCCTACGGCTTCTGCCTCGACGTGGGGCACGGTCAGATCGAGCTGGGTCCAGGGGGTTACAAGCGCTACTATCAGGCCCTCTCGGACCGCCTCATCCATTGGCACCTGCACGACAACCAGGGACAGCAGGACGAACATCTGGTAGTAGGCGAGGGCACCGTGGACTGGGCCTGGGTGCGCCGCAAGCTCCAGGGCTTTAGCGGAACGGCAGCCCTCGAGGTGCAAGGCGGTGCCGAAGGGGTGCGCCGCAGCGTGGCGATCCTGCGGGGTGAGGCGCTGGGATAA
- a CDS encoding cytochrome c, translated as MPIERIEVYIDNAKEPIQVLKEPPFKVNLDTTKLPDGDHLMRVVTYYRGGGSEVKEIPFKVSNTPGVAVEGLEEGKEVSGNLEMTIRVGDPQLPPPPSRFPLVGFLVTAVVVLGGVWGFFALNPGFNEVIKEVAKTEAAAEGGHGTTGGAQAGGGEAIPVDQALLTKGETVFSANCAGCHQASGTGVPGAFPPLAGNPNLADAEHVVKTVIHGLTTGVTVNGTKYTQPMPAFAQLSDEEVAAVATYVRNSWGNKFGGVKPEQAKAAR; from the coding sequence ATGCCCATCGAGCGGATTGAGGTCTACATCGACAACGCGAAAGAACCCATCCAGGTGCTCAAGGAGCCGCCCTTCAAGGTCAACCTCGATACCACCAAACTCCCCGACGGCGATCACCTGATGCGGGTAGTGACTTATTACCGTGGAGGCGGAAGCGAAGTCAAAGAGATTCCCTTTAAAGTGAGCAATACCCCCGGGGTGGCGGTGGAGGGGCTCGAGGAGGGCAAAGAGGTCAGCGGGAACCTCGAGATGACCATCCGAGTTGGCGATCCCCAGCTCCCTCCTCCGCCCTCACGCTTCCCCCTGGTGGGCTTCCTCGTCACCGCGGTGGTGGTGCTGGGAGGGGTCTGGGGCTTCTTCGCCCTCAATCCGGGGTTCAACGAGGTGATCAAGGAAGTGGCGAAGACCGAAGCCGCCGCCGAAGGTGGGCACGGCACCACGGGCGGCGCGCAGGCTGGAGGCGGGGAGGCTATCCCTGTAGATCAGGCCCTGCTCACCAAAGGCGAGACGGTTTTCAGCGCGAACTGCGCGGGCTGCCACCAGGCAAGCGGCACTGGGGTGCCCGGGGCGTTCCCACCCCTGGCCGGAAACCCCAACCTGGCCGATGCTGAGCACGTGGTCAAGACCGTTATCCACGGCCTTACCACCGGGGTCACGGTGAACGGGACGAAGTACACCCAGCCGATGCCGGCCTTTGCTCAGCTTTCCGATGAGGAAGTCGCGGCGGTCGCCACCTATGTCCGCAACAGTTGGGGCAACAAGTTTGGCGGCGTAAAGCCCGAACAAGCCAAAGCCGCCCGATAA
- a CDS encoding cytochrome C produces the protein MYRNDNVIPTFSLLFAVTLFVMAMLNRQHISRLAGENVDHLSVGGIGLIAFALVLFVYGFIGLLSNWLEGQELHPGIRQPEPGSAPVTAGIVLSLLLVMLSGFFVRLITFSYAANPLKPAEVAAANPTWLQGLIFAGMMLVIAFLAALYKKFFLPEEVVAEDEKGDFPW, from the coding sequence ATGTACCGCAACGATAACGTGATCCCCACCTTCTCGCTGTTGTTTGCCGTGACGCTTTTTGTGATGGCGATGCTCAACCGCCAGCACATCAGCCGCTTGGCGGGCGAGAACGTGGATCACCTCTCGGTGGGCGGGATTGGGCTCATCGCCTTTGCCCTGGTGCTGTTTGTCTACGGGTTCATCGGCCTGCTGTCGAACTGGCTGGAGGGCCAGGAGCTACACCCCGGCATCCGCCAACCCGAACCCGGCAGCGCCCCGGTGACTGCAGGCATCGTACTGTCGCTTTTGTTGGTGATGCTCTCCGGCTTTTTTGTGCGGCTCATCACCTTCTCCTACGCCGCCAATCCCCTCAAGCCCGCGGAAGTGGCCGCCGCCAACCCCACCTGGCTGCAGGGGTTGATCTTCGCGGGGATGATGTTGGTGATTGCTTTTCTGGCCGCCTTGTACAAAAAGTTCTTCCTGCCCGAGGAGGTGGTGGCCGAAGACGAGAAGGGGGATTTCCCCTGGTAA
- a CDS encoding ubiquinol-cytochrome c reductase iron-sulfur subunit — protein MEHTEHSIDPVQEQQEHIKRRAVLQAAIGVGVGLSVLSTLYVGVGFIPKVVITPEKEPVKAGDVLVWAQGAKAGQDITPADLQAAQKSDPPFIIAYPKNPENNVVKSQLATNTIMVMQLEPSSLSPETAKYAAQGIVAYSAICKHLGCTISQWKNNVWHCPCHGGEYDPRQGAKVVAGPPPGPVPQLPIKLEGNRIVAAAGFLFKPGADV, from the coding sequence ATGGAACACACTGAACACTCGATTGATCCGGTGCAGGAGCAACAAGAGCACATCAAGCGCCGGGCCGTGTTGCAAGCGGCCATCGGAGTGGGGGTGGGGCTATCGGTGCTCTCGACTTTGTACGTGGGTGTGGGCTTCATCCCCAAGGTAGTGATCACCCCGGAGAAAGAGCCGGTGAAGGCTGGGGATGTGCTGGTTTGGGCGCAGGGAGCCAAGGCCGGGCAGGACATTACCCCCGCCGACCTCCAAGCGGCCCAGAAGTCCGATCCACCTTTCATCATCGCTTACCCCAAAAACCCCGAGAACAACGTGGTCAAGAGCCAGCTCGCCACCAACACCATCATGGTGATGCAGCTCGAGCCCTCCTCCCTGAGCCCGGAGACGGCAAAATACGCGGCCCAGGGGATCGTGGCCTACTCGGCCATCTGCAAGCACCTGGGGTGCACCATCAGCCAGTGGAAGAATAACGTGTGGCACTGCCCCTGCCACGGTGGGGAATACGATCCGCGGCAAGGCGCCAAAGTGGTGGCGGGGCCGCCGCCCGGCCCGGTACCGCAATTGCCCATCAAGCTCGAGGGCAACCGCATCGTGGCCGCAGCGGGGTTCTTGTTCAAGCCCGGGGCCGATGTCTAG
- a CDS encoding cytochrome bc complex cytochrome b subunit, with product MYKWLDERLDLHRLNSKLFRKAFPVHHTFFLGEITLFAFVVLVLTGVFLTLNYEPSIREVTTPDGQKLPAAYASILYIDSLPFGAVIRSLHHWSAHIMIAAAFLHMIRIHLSGAYKKPRELNWLVGIGLLVLAIVTAFTGYALPFDNYAITATKIGYEIGAAAPWVGGVLVNILFAGEFSNTNTQMIPRLFSVHVLWLPLTLIALIGLHLLIMVKQKHTQPKYAERVSPGKILGVPALPSQGIMAGILFLVYVAVATLIAGIFLAHPVQAYGPPTANTPAVKPDWYFLWIYGILQMIPSNWKFELLGATFGPQFWGGIFVPTLIILGAAAIPFIDTQPHKQRYLELPSQHPGRTSFVIGMLMFYIMATLAGYKIDLNLPNALLWVLVLFVPILTGVVAYVILRAFYGKASQESQVGGLQGSAADD from the coding sequence ATGTATAAGTGGTTGGACGAACGTCTAGACCTCCATAGGCTCAACAGCAAGCTCTTCCGTAAGGCTTTCCCGGTGCATCACACCTTTTTTCTGGGTGAGATTACCCTCTTTGCCTTTGTCGTGCTGGTGCTCACCGGGGTCTTCCTGACCCTGAACTACGAGCCTTCCATCCGCGAGGTCACCACCCCCGACGGCCAGAAGCTGCCCGCGGCCTATGCTTCCATTCTCTACATCGACTCCCTGCCCTTTGGAGCGGTGATCCGCAGCCTGCACCACTGGTCGGCCCACATCATGATCGCGGCGGCTTTCTTGCACATGATCCGCATCCACCTCTCGGGAGCCTACAAAAAGCCCCGCGAGCTGAACTGGTTGGTGGGAATCGGCCTGTTGGTGCTGGCCATCGTCACCGCCTTCACCGGTTACGCCCTGCCCTTCGATAACTACGCCATCACCGCGACCAAGATCGGCTACGAGATCGGGGCAGCCGCGCCTTGGGTGGGTGGGGTGTTGGTCAACATCCTCTTTGCCGGAGAGTTTTCCAACACCAACACCCAGATGATCCCCCGGCTCTTCTCGGTGCACGTGTTGTGGCTACCCCTAACCCTGATCGCCCTCATCGGGCTGCACCTGCTGATCATGGTCAAGCAAAAGCACACCCAGCCCAAGTACGCCGAGCGGGTCAGCCCGGGCAAGATCCTGGGCGTTCCGGCGCTGCCCTCCCAGGGGATCATGGCGGGGATCTTGTTTCTGGTCTATGTAGCGGTGGCCACGCTGATCGCGGGGATCTTTCTGGCTCACCCGGTCCAGGCCTATGGCCCCCCTACCGCCAACACCCCGGCGGTCAAGCCCGATTGGTACTTCCTATGGATCTACGGGATCTTGCAGATGATCCCCAGCAACTGGAAGTTTGAGCTGTTGGGAGCCACCTTCGGACCGCAGTTCTGGGGCGGGATCTTCGTGCCTACGCTGATCATCCTGGGTGCAGCGGCCATCCCCTTCATTGATACCCAGCCCCACAAACAGCGCTACCTCGAGCTCCCCAGCCAGCACCCCGGACGCACCAGCTTTGTCATCGGGATGCTGATGTTCTACATCATGGCCACCCTGGCCGGCTACAAGATCGACCTCAACCTGCCCAATGCCCTGCTATGGGTACTGGTGCTGTTTGTGCCGATCCTGACCGGGGTGGTGGCCTATGTGATCCTGCGGGCTTTTTACGGCAAGGCCTCACAAGAGTCTCAGGTAGGGGGCCTACAGGGCTCAGCTGCCGACGATTGA
- a CDS encoding VOC family protein, whose amino-acid sequence MGIRLDLVGLVVRDMKASLDFYRRLGFDLPAEADREGHVEASLPGGLRFAWDTLEVMRSFDPSYELHPVHAGAYLCDSPAEVDAKYAELVGAGYQSHKEPWDAFWGQRYAQVKDPDGHTVDLFAPL is encoded by the coding sequence ATGGGGATTCGACTCGATCTGGTAGGGCTGGTGGTGCGGGACATGAAAGCTTCGCTGGACTTTTACCGCCGTCTGGGATTTGACCTTCCGGCAGAAGCCGACCGGGAGGGGCACGTCGAGGCGAGCTTGCCAGGCGGGCTGCGCTTTGCCTGGGACACCCTGGAGGTGATGCGGAGCTTCGACCCCAGCTATGAACTTCACCCTGTACACGCCGGAGCCTACCTCTGCGACAGCCCCGCCGAGGTGGACGCCAAGTACGCCGAGTTAGTAGGGGCTGGTTACCAAAGCCATAAAGAACCCTGGGACGCCTTCTGGGGCCAGCGCTACGCCCAAGTCAAGGACCCCGACGGCCATACCGTGGACCTGTTTGCCCCCCTCTAA